A genomic stretch from Candidatus Vicinibacter proximus includes:
- a CDS encoding SPOR domain-containing protein: protein MKNLIRVLLYLLLVLLVVAISVMMYKRFKTPTDMEPTTEMLDSMFVDTAISSQNLPMTAEDSVILGLTGELPNQVGITEPDNGSIDYSGNVNNSSASTPKENTSPVAKAVSNNGKAVKSSTTSSDDLPSVNLANSTKSESKSSTTAAKSTKVVESNKSTKTAAPAKSKEMAKSSSSATTSKSGKYYVVAGSFIVPSHAEKQVSKLKSLGYSTAAKKVFGNEEYYRAVAGQYDSREAADKTVKNLKAKGQAAFVKMQ from the coding sequence ATGAAGAATTTGATCCGCGTGCTCCTTTATCTACTGCTTGTATTGTTGGTAGTAGCCATCTCGGTAATGATGTATAAAAGATTCAAGACCCCGACAGATATGGAGCCTACAACAGAAATGCTGGACAGCATGTTTGTGGATACAGCCATTTCTTCACAAAATCTTCCAATGACCGCAGAAGATTCTGTAATTCTTGGTCTCACCGGAGAATTACCAAATCAGGTTGGAATTACTGAACCGGACAATGGTTCAATCGATTATTCAGGAAATGTAAATAATAGTTCTGCTTCTACACCAAAAGAAAATACCTCACCGGTTGCTAAAGCAGTTTCCAATAATGGCAAAGCCGTTAAAAGCAGCACTACAAGCTCTGACGATTTGCCTTCCGTAAATCTGGCAAATTCTACCAAATCTGAAAGCAAATCTTCTACCACTGCAGCTAAATCAACGAAGGTTGTTGAAAGCAATAAATCCACAAAAACTGCTGCTCCTGCTAAATCAAAAGAAATGGCAAAAAGTTCTTCCTCAGCCACAACCAGTAAATCAGGTAAGTATTATGTGGTGGCAGGTAGTTTTATAGTGCCTTCCCATGCTGAAAAACAAGTTTCAAAGCTCAAAAGTCTAGGCTACTCCACAGCAGCGAAAAAAGTATTTGGAAATGAAGAGTATTATCGTGCAGTTGCCGGTCAATATGATTCCAGAGAAGCAGCCGACAAAACAGTAAAAAATCTGAAAGCAAAAGGTCAGGCTGCGTTTGTAAAAATGCAGTAA
- a CDS encoding SOS response-associated peptidase, whose product MCGRGSLTKVEKDLEKRFGSTFYSEDLERYNPLPNYNIAPTQKLPVILQEDPDHFRPVQWGLIPSWAKDAKIGSKMINARVEGLLEKPFFKSALLHRRCLVPMDGFYEWKILSSKEKIPYRIGIKDFGLFCMAGIYDRWKNEKGETILSFSIITLPSNKFMKPLHDRMPAMLLQEEERLWLDPEEHSGEELIQMVKPFPDEMMETYTVSNRVNSVRNNDEDLIKRI is encoded by the coding sequence ATGTGTGGTAGGGGTTCCTTGACCAAAGTTGAAAAAGACCTAGAAAAAAGGTTTGGATCCACTTTCTATTCAGAGGATCTTGAACGCTACAATCCACTACCAAATTACAACATTGCACCGACGCAAAAGCTTCCTGTCATTCTACAGGAAGACCCGGACCATTTCAGGCCGGTCCAATGGGGACTAATTCCCTCATGGGCCAAAGATGCCAAAATTGGATCCAAAATGATCAATGCAAGAGTTGAAGGTCTCCTGGAAAAACCATTCTTTAAATCAGCCCTTCTCCACCGGAGATGCCTTGTACCAATGGATGGATTCTACGAATGGAAAATACTTTCCAGTAAAGAGAAAATACCCTATCGAATCGGCATTAAAGACTTCGGATTATTTTGTATGGCCGGCATCTACGACCGCTGGAAAAACGAAAAGGGTGAAACCATCCTCAGTTTCAGCATCATCACTCTGCCTTCCAACAAATTTATGAAACCGCTTCATGACAGAATGCCCGCCATGCTGTTGCAGGAAGAAGAACGTCTTTGGCTGGATCCCGAAGAGCATTCCGGTGAAGAATTAATCCAAATGGTTAAGCCTTTTCCGGATGAAATGATGGAGACTTACACAGTTTCAAACAGGGTGAATTCTGTACGTAACAATGATGAAGATTTGATAAAGAGGATCTAA
- a CDS encoding site-2 protease family protein, with product MIEQSLRIGTFAGIPVKIHWSFLFLFVYILGSGLMAGTSLDLIVVEMVFMLCMFVCVVLHEFGHALTARRYNIKTEDIILLPIGGVARLRNMPEKPSQELWVALMGPVVNLVIAIVILIYLMLRYGTAILAPDLEVQESFLTWQNFIPTLMVANIFLMIFNLIPAFPMDGGRVLRALLAMRLGRLSATKWASRIGQFICLLLIGYGIYQEAWVMVFIGIFIFMSAMQEYKSVAIDDVVKNKTIGMMARKVNVYLPDYQTLQECMDLVIRNGLANYLVMDLEGNYCGTVSTYKIVKLHKQNPELRIKDIYHPQLIYMKPSTPLLEAMQTIRGGQPVILIQEEEGGLSYIDGEVIERYMMLEGRT from the coding sequence ATGATAGAACAATCCTTACGCATCGGCACCTTTGCCGGAATCCCGGTGAAGATTCACTGGTCTTTTCTTTTCTTATTCGTGTATATTCTCGGCAGCGGACTAATGGCTGGAACCAGTCTGGACCTAATTGTGGTTGAAATGGTCTTCATGTTATGTATGTTTGTCTGTGTGGTGCTGCATGAATTTGGACATGCCCTCACTGCCCGTCGATACAATATCAAAACAGAAGACATTATACTTTTACCAATTGGCGGAGTGGCCAGATTGCGCAATATGCCGGAAAAACCTTCGCAGGAGCTTTGGGTAGCCTTGATGGGACCTGTAGTAAATCTGGTTATAGCGATTGTAATACTTATTTATCTGATGCTTCGTTATGGCACGGCCATATTGGCTCCTGATCTGGAAGTTCAAGAAAGCTTTTTGACCTGGCAAAATTTTATTCCCACCCTCATGGTGGCTAATATTTTTCTGATGATTTTTAATTTGATACCTGCATTTCCAATGGATGGAGGGCGTGTACTCAGAGCGTTACTTGCCATGAGATTAGGTCGATTGAGTGCCACCAAATGGGCAAGTAGAATAGGTCAATTTATATGTCTGTTGCTGATTGGTTATGGAATTTACCAGGAAGCCTGGGTTATGGTATTCATAGGGATCTTTATTTTTATGAGTGCGATGCAGGAATATAAAAGTGTAGCGATCGACGATGTCGTAAAAAATAAAACCATTGGCATGATGGCCAGAAAGGTAAATGTTTATTTACCGGACTACCAGACTCTTCAAGAATGTATGGATCTGGTCATTCGCAATGGATTGGCCAATTACCTGGTCATGGATCTGGAGGGAAATTATTGTGGTACCGTCTCCACGTATAAAATAGTAAAGCTTCACAAACAAAATCCTGAATTAAGGATAAAGGACATTTATCACCCGCAACTCATTTACATGAAGCCCTCGACACCATTGTTGGAGGCCATGCAGACTATACGTGGTGGACAGCCTGTTATTTTGATACAGGAGGAAGAAGGAGGTCTATCCTACATCGATGGAGAGGTTATTGAAAGATACATGATGCTGGAGGGTAGGACATAA
- a CDS encoding acyl-CoA dehydrogenase — protein MYFNLSEEHEAVRQAARDFAQQELLPGVIERDTQMKFPTEQVKKMGEMGFLGMMVSPEYGGGGMDTISYVLAMEEISKVDNSCSVIMSVNNSLVCWGIEKMGTEAQKQKYLPILASGEWIGSFCLSEPEAGSDATQQKTTAIDCGDHYLLNGTKNWITNGGSSSVHLVMAQSDPGSGHKGICTFIVETSWPGVVIGAKEDKLGIRSSDTHTILYNDVKVPKENLLGPPGNGFKFAMQTLTGGRIGIASQALGIASGAYELALNYSKERKTFGKPISQHQAIAFKLADMATEIEAARLMVHRAAWMKDQGMDFGVAASMAKLFASDVAMKHTVEAVQIHGGYGFVKEYHVERLMRDAKITQIYEGTSEVQRMVVSRAILQGQLYQPMWSSQ, from the coding sequence ATGTATTTTAATCTTTCAGAAGAGCATGAAGCAGTAAGACAAGCCGCACGAGACTTTGCCCAGCAGGAACTCTTGCCTGGCGTAATTGAGCGCGACACCCAAATGAAATTCCCAACCGAACAGGTCAAGAAAATGGGCGAAATGGGATTTCTCGGGATGATGGTTTCCCCGGAGTACGGTGGTGGTGGAATGGACACCATTTCCTATGTGTTGGCAATGGAAGAAATTTCCAAAGTAGACAATTCTTGTTCGGTGATTATGTCTGTCAACAATAGCTTGGTTTGCTGGGGAATTGAAAAAATGGGCACAGAGGCACAGAAACAGAAATATCTTCCAATTTTAGCTTCAGGTGAATGGATAGGATCCTTTTGTCTTTCGGAACCAGAGGCAGGCAGCGATGCCACGCAGCAAAAAACTACAGCCATTGATTGTGGAGATCACTACCTGTTGAATGGAACAAAAAACTGGATTACTAACGGTGGAAGCTCTTCTGTTCATTTGGTCATGGCCCAGTCTGATCCGGGATCAGGACATAAAGGGATATGTACTTTTATCGTAGAAACCTCATGGCCGGGTGTTGTGATTGGTGCTAAGGAAGATAAACTGGGAATCCGATCTTCAGATACCCACACCATACTATACAATGATGTTAAAGTACCCAAGGAAAACTTGCTGGGACCTCCGGGGAACGGATTTAAATTTGCCATGCAGACATTGACCGGAGGAAGGATAGGGATTGCCTCACAAGCCTTAGGTATAGCTTCCGGAGCCTATGAATTGGCTTTGAACTATTCCAAAGAAAGAAAAACATTTGGAAAACCAATCTCCCAGCATCAGGCGATTGCATTCAAATTAGCGGATATGGCCACTGAAATTGAAGCTGCCAGACTCATGGTACACCGTGCAGCATGGATGAAAGATCAGGGTATGGATTTTGGTGTGGCGGCATCTATGGCAAAACTTTTTGCTTCTGATGTTGCCATGAAACACACCGTCGAAGCAGTCCAGATCCACGGAGGATATGGCTTCGTAAAAGAGTATCATGTAGAGCGTCTCATGAGGGACGCCAAAATTACCCAGATCTATGAGGGAACTTCTGAGGTACAAAGAATGGTTGTATCCAGGGCTATACTCCAGGGTCAACTTTATCAACCCATGTGGAGCAGCCAATAA
- a CDS encoding protein-L-isoaspartate(D-aspartate) O-methyltransferase — protein MITDNYRQKGLRKKLVAELVSKGIKDEMVLEAILKVPRHAFLDKAFEDWSYKDQAFPIDCEQTISQPYTVAFQTSLLKISKGEKVLEIGLGSGYQACVLFEMGAKVYSIERHKYLHDKTAERLKHLGYLGIRTFYGDGFLGLPRFAPFDKILITAACPHLPTALLNQLKPGGLMVLPLETGHGVQTMIRVHKDTNENITKEDFGHFKFVPMLKGTV, from the coding sequence ATGATTACAGATAATTATCGACAAAAGGGTCTGAGGAAAAAGTTGGTGGCTGAATTGGTATCCAAAGGCATTAAAGACGAAATGGTATTGGAAGCCATTCTCAAAGTGCCAAGACATGCTTTTCTGGATAAAGCTTTTGAAGATTGGTCCTATAAAGACCAAGCCTTTCCAATTGATTGCGAACAAACCATATCACAACCTTATACAGTTGCTTTTCAAACCAGTTTGCTTAAAATCAGCAAAGGAGAAAAGGTTCTTGAGATAGGGCTTGGCTCCGGCTATCAGGCTTGTGTACTGTTTGAGATGGGGGCCAAAGTGTATTCCATTGAACGGCACAAATATTTACATGACAAGACCGCTGAAAGGTTGAAGCATCTTGGATATCTTGGCATACGTACTTTTTATGGTGATGGGTTTTTAGGTTTACCAAGGTTTGCCCCATTCGATAAAATACTTATTACTGCTGCTTGCCCCCACTTACCAACCGCGTTATTGAATCAGCTCAAACCCGGAGGACTCATGGTTTTGCCTCTAGAGACCGGACATGGGGTTCAAACCATGATCAGAGTTCATAAAGACACAAACGAAAATATTACAAAAGAGGACTTTGGGCACTTTAAATTTGTTCCAATGTTAAAGGGAACAGTATAA
- a CDS encoding phosphoglucomutase/phosphomannomutase family protein, translating into MNKPAQIKFGTDGWRAIIAEDYTLENLRRVCMGTVLWMKKNELKSALIGHDCRFGGRLFLEESARVFASHGIKVFVADGFVSTPMISLGVVQHKVDLGIVITASHNPPSYNGYKLKSSYGGPTSPAQIEEVEALIPDEYAPHLERYEQYLSQGQIAVIPLQNSYVTHIRNRFDLDEIHKKTAVAYDAMYGAGQEVMKELFPNLRAFHCEWNPGFMDIPPEPIPKNLVEISRFLKSNPGKYLGIANDGDADRVAMLDDEGNLIDSHHILLLLLYYLAGIKKMKGDVVVSFSVTNKVKKLADYFDLKTTITKIGFKYIAEHMIDGDVLVAGEESGGLAIKGHIPERDGIWIALTVLEFVALSGKPITQLIREIYDIVGPFAYDRLDLKLWPDQMKNVKHILNSGPIVQWGSYTTRSFEQLDGYKYYFDHDNWLMFRASGTEPVLRIYAQGRDADEVIQLLDTARKILNI; encoded by the coding sequence ATGAATAAACCTGCACAGATAAAATTTGGAACCGATGGCTGGCGCGCTATAATTGCTGAGGATTATACTTTGGAAAATCTTCGACGAGTATGTATGGGCACCGTTCTGTGGATGAAGAAAAACGAATTGAAATCTGCGCTGATTGGTCATGATTGCAGGTTTGGCGGTCGTTTATTTCTGGAAGAATCTGCCAGGGTATTTGCATCACATGGGATCAAAGTGTTTGTCGCAGACGGCTTCGTCAGTACACCAATGATATCTCTTGGGGTTGTTCAACATAAAGTGGATCTTGGAATCGTAATTACTGCCAGCCATAATCCTCCTTCCTATAATGGCTACAAACTAAAATCCTCATATGGTGGGCCAACTTCCCCTGCTCAAATTGAAGAAGTTGAAGCATTGATTCCGGATGAATATGCACCTCATCTTGAGCGGTATGAACAATATTTGTCTCAGGGACAGATTGCAGTTATCCCTCTCCAGAATAGTTATGTTACCCACATTAGAAATCGTTTTGACCTCGATGAGATCCATAAAAAAACAGCGGTCGCTTATGACGCCATGTATGGTGCCGGGCAAGAAGTCATGAAAGAACTTTTTCCGAATCTGAGAGCTTTTCACTGCGAATGGAATCCAGGTTTTATGGATATTCCTCCGGAACCTATTCCAAAAAATCTTGTGGAGATTTCAAGGTTCTTAAAATCCAATCCCGGAAAGTACCTTGGCATAGCTAATGATGGAGATGCAGACCGTGTGGCGATGTTGGATGATGAAGGCAATTTAATTGATTCACATCATATCCTCCTCTTGTTGCTTTATTACCTCGCAGGAATTAAAAAAATGAAAGGGGATGTTGTGGTTAGCTTTTCTGTCACCAACAAAGTCAAAAAACTTGCTGATTATTTTGATCTCAAAACTACGATCACAAAAATCGGATTTAAATACATCGCGGAACACATGATAGATGGTGATGTGTTGGTTGCCGGTGAAGAATCAGGTGGACTGGCCATCAAGGGACATATTCCGGAACGGGATGGAATTTGGATTGCATTAACGGTACTGGAATTTGTAGCATTGTCAGGTAAACCTATTACTCAATTAATCCGGGAAATTTATGACATCGTTGGACCATTTGCTTATGACCGTCTGGATCTTAAGCTCTGGCCTGACCAAATGAAAAATGTCAAGCATATTCTCAATTCCGGTCCAATTGTCCAATGGGGTAGCTATACCACCCGATCCTTTGAGCAACTAGATGGGTATAAATATTACTTTGACCATGACAACTGGCTCATGTTTCGGGCTTCAGGAACTGAACCTGTTCTAAGGATCTATGCTCAGGGAAGGGATGCTGATGAAGTCATCCAATTACTGGATACCGCAAGAAAAATTTTAAACATCTAA
- a CDS encoding GNAT family N-acetyltransferase: protein MQNFHFILKKFEELSPFELYEIIRLRVEVFVVEQNCVYQDLDYKDLHAHHLMLYVESGELAAYTRLLPPKISYPEYPSIGRVVSDYNFRNQGFGKIVMDESMRQMEKLFPGQPIKISAQSYLLKFYSGFGFVPVGEEYMEDNIPHTAMIKH from the coding sequence ATGCAAAACTTTCATTTTATTCTAAAAAAATTTGAAGAATTAAGTCCTTTTGAATTGTATGAAATCATAAGACTTAGAGTGGAGGTTTTTGTTGTCGAACAAAATTGTGTCTACCAGGATCTGGACTATAAAGATCTGCATGCCCATCACCTGATGCTATATGTAGAATCTGGGGAATTAGCTGCCTATACCCGATTGCTGCCACCAAAAATTTCGTATCCTGAATATCCATCCATTGGCAGAGTAGTTAGTGATTATAATTTTCGCAATCAGGGTTTCGGCAAGATTGTAATGGATGAATCTATGCGTCAAATGGAGAAACTTTTTCCAGGACAGCCGATTAAAATTTCTGCCCAATCGTATTTACTAAAATTTTATTCAGGCTTTGGATTTGTACCAGTGGGTGAAGAATATATGGAAGACAACATTCCACATACGGCTATGATTAAACATTGA
- the dnaX gene encoding DNA polymerase III subunit gamma/tau, which translates to MEGFLVSARKYRPLKWSDVIGQEHISNTLKNALSQGQVAHAFLFTGPRGVGKTTCARILARVLNCENPSPEWEPCNVCKTCQAFQENNSFNIIELDAASNNGVEDMRALVEQVRYQPQYGKFKIYIIDEVHMLTSSAFNAFLKTLEEPPPYAKFILATTEKHKIIPTILSRCQVYDFRRIQVKDIIHQLEKICAVESIEADSEALYLIAQKADGAMRDALSIFDRITSFSGKKLSYKDVADNLNVLDQDYFFKFYDAFLLEDEQTAFLLYDKILKLGFDSEVLLEGLGLHARNLLVCKSPEMAALFEGSEHSKSRYLSQAQNYSKSFLMTCLESLNESEINMGRARNKRLHVEILLNKLCQFRNLITKGISTTTAPAPEKKTSELSKEQIQIPQNVQHNFELTDKVQQTGQISSVPVVVSNENPKTTQLANQTTTVPAASTDKVSNPGPAAVSSIPRLADLKMIKEKIANDERIRQENKMEFSEESVRIFWEGCIQDQKSNSLLAYMRQAKVLIAENQVNFLVGSILAQEALRSELNLEEKIKSFFRETGIRMSVEIDPEMAQKEDLVKPKVLYSAKEKWDLLYAVNPEIEELRNVLELKIDED; encoded by the coding sequence ATGGAAGGATTTCTTGTTTCAGCACGCAAATACAGGCCCCTTAAATGGTCTGACGTTATAGGTCAGGAGCACATCTCCAATACCTTGAAAAATGCTTTATCTCAGGGCCAGGTAGCACATGCCTTTCTTTTTACCGGCCCAAGGGGGGTAGGTAAGACTACTTGCGCAAGGATTTTGGCCAGGGTACTGAATTGTGAAAATCCAAGCCCTGAGTGGGAACCCTGTAATGTCTGCAAGACTTGTCAGGCATTTCAGGAAAACAATTCATTCAACATTATAGAACTCGATGCTGCTTCAAATAATGGAGTAGAGGATATGAGGGCTTTGGTAGAACAGGTTAGATACCAACCCCAATACGGAAAGTTTAAGATCTACATCATAGACGAGGTGCACATGTTGACCTCCTCTGCATTTAATGCTTTTTTGAAGACTCTGGAAGAGCCACCACCTTATGCAAAATTTATTCTGGCCACCACTGAAAAACATAAAATTATCCCAACCATCCTGAGTCGATGTCAGGTATATGATTTCAGAAGAATTCAGGTCAAAGACATCATCCATCAGTTGGAAAAAATTTGTGCGGTAGAATCCATTGAAGCAGATTCTGAAGCCTTATATTTAATTGCCCAAAAAGCCGATGGCGCAATGAGGGATGCTTTATCCATCTTCGACCGCATTACCAGCTTTTCGGGAAAGAAATTGAGCTACAAGGATGTAGCGGACAATCTGAATGTTCTGGATCAGGATTATTTTTTTAAGTTTTACGATGCTTTTCTACTTGAAGATGAGCAAACCGCTTTTCTTCTATACGACAAAATTCTAAAACTTGGTTTTGATTCCGAAGTTCTGCTGGAGGGTTTGGGTCTGCATGCCAGAAATCTTTTGGTCTGCAAAAGTCCGGAAATGGCCGCACTATTTGAAGGGAGCGAACATTCCAAATCAAGATATCTCTCACAGGCGCAGAACTACAGCAAATCTTTTCTGATGACTTGTCTCGAAAGTCTCAACGAATCTGAAATCAATATGGGTAGAGCGCGCAACAAGCGGCTTCATGTAGAGATATTGCTTAACAAACTTTGTCAATTCAGAAATTTAATCACTAAAGGAATCTCTACGACAACAGCACCAGCCCCTGAAAAAAAAACTTCTGAACTGAGCAAAGAGCAAATCCAAATTCCCCAAAACGTTCAACACAATTTTGAGTTAACAGATAAAGTACAGCAGACTGGACAGATTTCTAGTGTTCCTGTAGTTGTGTCCAATGAAAATCCGAAAACGACCCAGTTAGCTAACCAGACTACAACTGTGCCGGCTGCTTCCACGGATAAAGTGAGTAACCCAGGCCCTGCCGCAGTAAGTTCGATTCCCAGGTTGGCAGATCTTAAAATGATAAAGGAAAAGATTGCAAACGACGAAAGAATCCGACAGGAAAATAAAATGGAATTTTCTGAGGAAAGTGTTCGTATTTTCTGGGAAGGTTGCATCCAGGATCAAAAATCAAATTCACTACTCGCATATATGCGACAGGCAAAGGTTTTGATTGCAGAAAATCAGGTAAACTTTTTAGTTGGCTCTATACTTGCGCAGGAAGCCCTTAGATCTGAACTTAATCTGGAAGAAAAAATCAAATCTTTCTTTCGGGAGACAGGAATTCGGATGAGTGTTGAAATTGATCCCGAAATGGCGCAAAAGGAAGACCTCGTCAAACCAAAAGTACTTTATTCTGCCAAAGAAAAATGGGATTTATTGTATGCAGTAAATCCGGAAATTGAAGAACTCAGAAATGTGCTCGAGCTCAAAATTGATGAGGATTAA
- a CDS encoding NAD+ synthase has protein sequence MRIALSQQNYHIGNFDGNLALMTKAVNEAKSQGADLICFSELASCGYPPRDFLEFKDFIRRSMAVVNELCKMSHGIAIVVGAPTVNPEIEGKDLHNSVFFLVEGKVRQIAHKTLLPTYDIFDEYRYFEPSHKFQTVEFKGKKIALTICEDIWNLGNENPLYKVCPLDEMMDQRPDFILNLSASPFSFDHAKDRLEVIRANVLRYKIPMFYTNCYGGQTDILFDGGSVVMSPDGNCFDEMPFFEECLRIYSLEEVVKGGQIQEQKKDKFDLIYQALVLGIRDYFEKMGFKKAILGLSGGIDSALTAVLAADALGPKNVTGLLMPSHYSSEGSVADAKDLADNLGIHHEIIAIKEVYDRYLEVLNPWFKDMPHNVTEENIQARIRGMLLMAFSNKFSHILLNTTNKSEMSVGYGTLYGDLCGGLAVLADVYKTEVYQLAHFINRNGIRIPLNSIQKAPSAELRPGQKDSDSLPEYAVLDPILFQYIEQRKGPEEIIAMGFDREVVLKSLKMVNRAEFKRHQSAPVLRVSNKAFGHGRRLPIEGNYLC, from the coding sequence ATGCGCATAGCACTTTCTCAACAAAATTATCACATCGGCAACTTTGATGGCAACCTGGCATTGATGACCAAAGCAGTAAACGAGGCTAAATCTCAGGGAGCCGATTTAATTTGTTTCAGCGAATTGGCAAGTTGTGGCTATCCGCCGAGAGATTTTCTGGAATTTAAGGATTTCATCAGAAGATCGATGGCTGTTGTAAACGAATTGTGCAAAATGTCCCATGGTATTGCAATTGTGGTCGGTGCCCCAACAGTAAATCCTGAGATTGAAGGTAAAGACCTGCACAATTCTGTTTTTTTTCTGGTGGAAGGTAAAGTCAGACAAATAGCCCATAAAACGCTACTCCCGACCTATGATATTTTTGATGAATACCGTTATTTTGAACCAAGCCATAAATTCCAAACGGTCGAATTTAAAGGTAAAAAAATAGCCCTCACCATATGTGAAGACATTTGGAACCTAGGCAATGAAAACCCACTGTACAAAGTTTGTCCATTGGATGAAATGATGGACCAGCGACCCGATTTTATACTGAACCTATCGGCTTCCCCCTTCAGTTTTGATCATGCAAAGGACCGTCTTGAAGTCATCAGGGCCAATGTGTTGCGTTACAAAATACCCATGTTCTACACCAATTGTTACGGAGGTCAGACAGACATCCTATTCGATGGTGGGTCTGTGGTGATGTCACCGGATGGAAACTGCTTTGACGAAATGCCCTTTTTTGAAGAATGTCTTCGCATTTATAGTCTGGAAGAAGTAGTAAAAGGTGGACAAATTCAGGAACAAAAGAAAGATAAATTCGACCTGATTTATCAGGCACTTGTCCTGGGCATTCGTGATTACTTTGAAAAAATGGGATTTAAAAAAGCAATCCTTGGTCTTTCGGGTGGGATCGATTCTGCATTAACTGCTGTACTTGCTGCCGATGCGCTGGGACCTAAAAATGTTACCGGATTGCTTATGCCATCTCATTATTCGTCCGAAGGATCTGTTGCGGATGCAAAAGACCTTGCGGATAATTTAGGAATCCACCATGAAATCATTGCCATCAAAGAAGTCTACGACCGATATCTGGAGGTTCTGAATCCCTGGTTTAAAGATATGCCCCACAATGTGACTGAAGAAAATATTCAGGCAAGAATCAGGGGAATGTTGCTCATGGCCTTTTCCAACAAATTCAGTCATATACTTTTAAATACCACCAACAAAAGTGAAATGTCCGTGGGATATGGAACACTTTATGGGGATCTTTGCGGAGGCCTTGCGGTATTGGCAGATGTGTATAAAACGGAGGTTTACCAACTTGCCCATTTTATCAATCGAAATGGAATTCGCATTCCGTTGAATTCCATTCAAAAAGCTCCTTCCGCCGAGCTCAGACCCGGCCAAAAAGACAGCGACTCACTTCCAGAATACGCTGTACTTGATCCCATACTTTTTCAATACATAGAGCAAAGAAAAGGACCGGAAGAAATCATAGCCATGGGTTTTGACAGAGAGGTCGTATTAAAGTCTCTGAAAATGGTGAACCGTGCAGAATTCAAACGACATCAATCTGCTCCGGTCTTAAGAGTTTCCAACAAAGCTTTTGGTCATGGGAGAAGGCTGCCTATAGAGGGAAATTATTTGTGTTAG
- a CDS encoding SPFH domain-containing protein codes for MEPTTIILFSIFILFLLFSFVTVSQGSIGVVTIFGKYQRIMSPGLNVRIPFIEQIHKRISIQNRSVELGFQAVTIDQANVNFTAMLLYSVLDQREETIKNVAFKFFDERNFMQALIRSVEGSVRAFVAIKRQSEVLILRREIVENVKEHLDKTLEEWGYHLIDLQINDITFDEEVMRSMAKVVASNNLKAAAENEGQALLITKTKAAEAEGNFIKISAEAEKLAAQLRGQGIASFREEIAKGMSNAAKLMQDSNLDASLIMFSMWTEAVKNFAEHGQGNVIFLDGSPENMEQTIRQMLAMSKMQLNNSSKDTLA; via the coding sequence ATGGAGCCAACAACTATTATTCTATTTTCAATTTTTATACTTTTTCTGTTATTTTCCTTTGTTACCGTGAGTCAGGGGAGCATTGGTGTGGTAACCATCTTTGGAAAATACCAACGCATTATGAGTCCGGGATTGAATGTACGCATTCCATTCATCGAACAAATTCACAAACGCATTTCCATCCAAAACCGCAGTGTGGAACTGGGATTTCAGGCCGTCACCATAGATCAGGCGAATGTAAATTTTACCGCTATGTTGTTGTATTCAGTTTTGGACCAACGGGAGGAGACCATTAAAAATGTAGCCTTCAAATTTTTTGATGAAAGAAATTTTATGCAAGCTCTGATTCGTTCTGTAGAAGGATCTGTGCGTGCATTTGTAGCCATCAAACGTCAATCCGAAGTATTGATCCTGAGACGAGAAATTGTCGAAAATGTAAAAGAACATTTGGATAAAACATTAGAAGAATGGGGATATCACCTGATTGATCTGCAAATCAACGACATCACTTTTGATGAAGAGGTGATGAGGTCTATGGCCAAAGTCGTGGCATCCAACAATCTTAAAGCTGCTGCAGAAAACGAAGGTCAGGCACTCTTAATCACCAAAACCAAGGCCGCCGAAGCGGAAGGAAATTTTATCAAAATTTCTGCAGAAGCTGAAAAACTGGCTGCTCAACTCCGAGGACAAGGAATTGCCTCCTTCAGAGAAGAAATTGCCAAAGGGATGAGCAATGCAGCCAAACTGATGCAGGACTCTAATTTGGATGCTTCACTGATTATGTTTTCCATGTGGACAGAAGCTGTAAAGAACTTTGCCGAACATGGGCAAGGTAATGTCATTTTCCTGGACGGAAGTCCGGAAAACATGGAACAAACCATCAGACAGATGCTGGCAATGAGTAAAATGCAATTAAATAATTCTTCGAAAGATACTTTGGCCTAA